One segment of Saprospiraceae bacterium DNA contains the following:
- a CDS encoding RNA methyltransferase, with the protein MNPTREQKLRAVIRQSQPDLTVVLENIFDPLNISAVLRSCDAVGVREVFVIYTKKYLDKRGLVLGKRTSGGTFKWLDVYFFEDMEECFKRVKERYGRILATLPPGEGVPSLYAHDLAQPTALLFGNEDEGVSAEALALADGSFTIPQSGFAESLNISVACAVTLFEAKRQRAEKGFYDDNPRLSLVQQEQLFERWASMLKSNKDHQKPSIVSKDSEPLLPVYIRRKDEVPRSKIQIMPLTKFEL; encoded by the coding sequence ATGAACCCTACCCGCGAACAAAAGCTCCGCGCCGTCATCCGACAGTCGCAACCCGACCTGACGGTGGTGCTGGAGAACATTTTCGACCCGCTGAACATATCGGCGGTGCTGCGCTCCTGCGACGCAGTGGGGGTGCGCGAGGTGTTCGTGATTTACACCAAAAAATACTTGGACAAACGCGGGCTTGTGTTGGGCAAGCGCACCTCGGGCGGCACGTTCAAATGGCTCGACGTGTATTTCTTTGAAGACATGGAGGAATGTTTCAAACGTGTGAAAGAACGATACGGGCGAATTTTGGCAACTTTGCCGCCCGGAGAAGGCGTGCCATCGTTGTACGCACACGACCTCGCCCAGCCCACCGCGCTGCTCTTTGGCAACGAGGATGAGGGCGTTAGCGCAGAAGCGCTGGCACTGGCGGATGGCAGCTTCACCATTCCGCAATCGGGCTTTGCCGAAAGTCTGAACATCTCGGTGGCCTGCGCCGTCACCTTGTTCGAGGCAAAGCGACAAAGGGCTGAAAAAGGCTTTTACGACGACAACCCGCGCCTCTCACTGGTGCAGCAAGAGCAGCTTTTTGAGCGTTGGGCCTCCATGTTAAAAAGCAATAAAGACCACCAAAAACCCTCGATAGTCAGCAAGGACAGCGAACCGCTACTGCCTGTTTACATTCGGCGGAAAGACGAAGTGCCGAGGTCGAAGATTCAGATAATGCCATTGACGAAATTTGAACTATAA
- a CDS encoding 6,7-dimethyl-8-ribityllumazine synthase: MASALKNLSAYDDSSLPAADEMLFGIVVADWNPRITHALYEGCYDTLLKHGAKTENIHTMQVPGSFELPAGARLLVAKHNVDAVICLGCVIKGETSHNEYINHAVANGLVNLSIATGRPHIFGLLTTDNEQQALDRAGGQHGNKGVEAAVTAIRMAALKRDDKEGKRKIGF; encoded by the coding sequence ATGGCATCCGCGCTAAAAAATCTCTCTGCTTACGACGACAGCTCCCTTCCGGCAGCCGACGAAATGCTCTTTGGCATCGTAGTGGCAGACTGGAACCCCCGCATCACCCACGCGCTTTATGAGGGATGCTACGACACCCTGCTCAAACACGGCGCAAAAACAGAAAACATACATACCATGCAGGTGCCGGGCTCCTTCGAACTACCCGCCGGAGCGCGATTGTTGGTCGCCAAACACAATGTGGATGCGGTGATTTGCTTGGGTTGTGTCATCAAGGGCGAAACAAGCCACAACGAGTATATCAACCATGCCGTCGCAAACGGCTTGGTCAATCTTAGCATCGCTACGGGACGTCCCCACATTTTTGGATTGCTCACCACCGACAATGAGCAGCAGGCCCTCGACCGTGCGGGAGGGCAGCATGGCAACAAAGGAGTGGAAGCCGCAGTGACCGCCATTCGCATGGCGGCGCTCAAGCGAGACGATAAGGAAGGCAAGCGGAAAATCGGTTTTTAG
- a CDS encoding diacylglycerol kinase family lipid kinase has protein sequence MEESHPYIKNEFLAGLLRPKRILFIVNPKAGTHLHKHIRESVNKHLNHRKFEYGFRFTERSEHAKEITKEGIAEGYEIIVAVGGDGSVNEVASALLGTDAVLGIVPAGSGNGLAMHLGYGRDIDEAVRKINTAEERLIDIGLMNGHPFINIAGIGFDGLVSNMMKGSNWRGFLPYFLKSVEAGLKYTPRECRIELEDRVLTEKCFIISIANGPMWGYHFQIAPDARLDDGFFEVVILKEAPKWQYFAAVPSTLNGKIYDAEFVEHFTTKRVKISAPGKNYVHLDGEGMVLEGDLEFEIKPKALKILVPKQKIDS, from the coding sequence ATGGAAGAATCCCATCCTTACATAAAAAACGAGTTTTTGGCTGGCCTGCTCCGCCCCAAACGCATCCTCTTCATCGTCAACCCCAAAGCGGGCACCCATTTGCACAAACACATCCGCGAAAGTGTGAACAAACACCTCAATCACCGGAAGTTTGAATATGGTTTTCGCTTCACCGAAAGGTCGGAACACGCAAAAGAAATAACAAAAGAAGGCATCGCCGAAGGCTACGAAATCATCGTGGCGGTAGGAGGCGATGGCTCCGTCAACGAAGTGGCGTCGGCGCTCTTGGGTACCGATGCAGTGCTGGGCATCGTGCCGGCAGGCTCTGGCAATGGTCTTGCCATGCACTTGGGCTATGGCCGTGACATTGACGAGGCTGTCAGAAAAATAAACACCGCAGAGGAACGCCTCATTGACATCGGCCTGATGAACGGCCATCCTTTCATCAACATCGCAGGCATCGGTTTCGACGGATTGGTGAGCAACATGATGAAAGGCAGCAATTGGCGAGGCTTCTTGCCGTACTTTTTAAAATCAGTCGAAGCAGGCTTGAAATACACCCCCAGAGAATGTCGCATCGAGCTGGAAGACCGGGTGCTGACAGAAAAATGTTTCATCATTTCCATTGCCAACGGCCCCATGTGGGGCTATCACTTCCAAATCGCGCCCGACGCTCGCCTCGATGATGGTTTTTTTGAAGTGGTCATCCTCAAAGAAGCGCCCAAATGGCAGTATTTCGCCGCCGTTCCCTCCACTTTGAACGGAAAAATCTATGACGCAGAGTTTGTCGAGCATTTTACCACAAAGCGGGTCAAAATTTCCGCACCGGGCAAAAACTACGTTCACCTCGACGGCGAAGGAATGGTGCTCGAAGGCGACTTAGAATTTGAAATAAAACCAAAGGCACTCAAAATATTGGTGCCGAAACAAAAGATTGATTCATAA
- the kdsB gene encoding 3-deoxy-manno-octulosonate cytidylyltransferase, with the protein MLLAVIPARWASTRFPGKPLADIGGKTMIQRVCEQVARCGRVDKAVVATDDERIFEHVRSFGGEVMMTRAAHPSGTDRCAEVAGYFPQARWVLNVQGDEPFIQPEQIDLLAEILASSARFPIATLAKKIETQEALLNPNVVKVVFSEKNGALYFSRHPIPFLRGVEERDWLEHHVFYKHIGLYGFRRATLLRLARLAPTSLERAESLEQLRWLEHGIRIAVGITELETRGVDTPADLVGL; encoded by the coding sequence ATGCTACTTGCTGTTATCCCGGCCCGTTGGGCCTCTACTCGTTTCCCCGGAAAACCGCTTGCCGACATTGGCGGCAAGACCATGATTCAGCGTGTGTGTGAGCAGGTCGCCCGCTGTGGGCGTGTGGACAAGGCCGTTGTCGCTACCGACGACGAGCGCATTTTCGAGCATGTTCGTTCGTTTGGCGGCGAGGTGATGATGACTCGCGCCGCTCATCCCAGTGGCACCGACCGCTGCGCGGAGGTGGCCGGGTATTTTCCGCAGGCTCGGTGGGTGCTCAATGTGCAGGGCGACGAGCCTTTCATCCAGCCGGAACAAATTGATTTGCTCGCTGAGATACTTGCGTCAAGCGCTCGTTTCCCGATCGCGACGTTGGCAAAAAAGATAGAGACGCAGGAGGCATTGCTCAATCCGAATGTGGTGAAGGTGGTTTTTTCCGAAAAAAATGGCGCGCTCTATTTCAGCCGTCATCCCATCCCATTTTTGCGCGGTGTGGAGGAGCGGGATTGGCTGGAGCATCATGTTTTTTACAAACACATCGGATTGTACGGGTTTCGTCGTGCCACATTGTTGCGTCTTGCTCGCCTTGCGCCCACGTCTCTCGAACGCGCTGAATCGCTGGAGCAGCTGCGTTGGCTTGAGCATGGGATTCGCATTGCCGTCGGTATTACGGAATTGGAGACGAGGGGGGTGGACACCCCCGCGGATTTGGTGGGCCTTTGA
- a CDS encoding LysM peptidoglycan-binding domain-containing protein, with amino-acid sequence MAPAQNGESKEPVPLLTPQDSLFLLIENGKKFIQHPVKAKQTLYTISKYYSLSMEELYANNPSLSTNPTLSAGTRLKIPIPNMAIKRYKNTKFVASKNAPIYYVVQEGDNLYGICKRNFNMPVDSIVKRNNLKGSSIRPGQTLLVAWLGTEGVLPEWRPVRQHTKSSALKEKYDLEKTKRKEVASQGVCFWQKDSKEKGDLYALHREAAIGTPICVINPMGERSVYAKVIGRIPNGYERNIEVVLSPEAARNIGALDPKFFVKVKFLK; translated from the coding sequence ATGGCCCCTGCACAGAACGGCGAATCAAAAGAACCCGTTCCACTGCTTACCCCACAAGACTCGCTTTTCCTCCTCATCGAGAACGGCAAAAAGTTCATCCAGCATCCGGTCAAGGCCAAGCAGACGCTCTACACCATATCGAAGTATTACAGCCTGAGCATGGAGGAGCTGTACGCCAACAATCCGTCGCTAAGCACCAACCCTACCCTATCGGCTGGGACGAGGCTCAAAATCCCGATACCCAACATGGCCATCAAACGATACAAAAACACAAAGTTCGTGGCCAGCAAAAACGCACCCATTTACTATGTGGTGCAGGAAGGCGACAATCTGTACGGCATCTGCAAACGCAATTTTAATATGCCGGTGGACAGCATCGTGAAGCGCAACAACCTGAAAGGAAGCAGCATACGACCCGGCCAGACCCTATTGGTCGCTTGGCTCGGCACCGAAGGCGTGTTGCCCGAATGGCGCCCGGTCCGCCAGCACACCAAGTCTTCCGCTCTCAAAGAAAAATACGATTTGGAAAAAACGAAACGCAAGGAAGTCGCCTCGCAAGGAGTCTGTTTCTGGCAAAAAGACAGCAAAGAAAAAGGCGACCTCTACGCCCTGCACCGCGAGGCCGCTATTGGCACCCCTATTTGCGTCATCAACCCCATGGGCGAACGCTCCGTGTACGCCAAGGTGATTGGCCGCATCCCCAATGGGTACGAGCGCAACATCGAAGTGGTGCTTTCGCCCGAAGCCGCTCGCAACATCGGCGCACTCGACCCCAAGTTCTTCGTAAAAGTAAAGTTTCTGAAATGA
- a CDS encoding translation initiation factor, translating to MSKKNTLGGLVFSTDPHFKPQQDDDEPDTSLPPDKQVLRIWLERGKGGKEATVVKGYIGPSGQLEELAKLLKNKCAAGGNAKDGVIIIQGDHRDKVLKLLTEQGFKNVKKAGG from the coding sequence ATGAGCAAAAAAAACACCCTCGGTGGCCTTGTTTTTTCCACCGACCCACATTTCAAGCCTCAACAGGACGACGACGAACCAGACACTTCGTTGCCCCCCGACAAGCAAGTGCTCCGTATCTGGCTCGAACGCGGCAAAGGCGGCAAGGAAGCCACCGTCGTCAAAGGCTACATCGGCCCCAGCGGACAGCTGGAAGAATTGGCGAAACTGCTGAAAAACAAATGCGCAGCCGGAGGCAATGCCAAAGACGGCGTTATCATCATACAAGGCGACCACCGCGACAAAGTGCTAAAATTGCTGACAGAGCAGGGGTTCAAGAATGTGAAGAAAGCAGGGGGGTAA
- a CDS encoding CotH kinase family protein, which yields MKNLPLLLPFVLSIALQTHAQQRAKSTDFYGPGIQEVRVELPYPDWDFKLDSIKRKNPDARLTGMASINGIRFDSTGIRFKGNSSYHRTRNETYKKLPFNIKLDYKIKTQKLPGGHTSVKLSNAFLDPSFIRDPLAYEIIRDYMPAPQCNFTKMYVNNKFYGLYVNTESIDSKFLEKHFGTTEGFLIKCDPDNWQRVRSQSGCPKGENASLVYLNDNIGCYDAFYEVDDPAAWKPLLNLIRVLNKTPEKIETVLNVDQTLWMLALNNSTVNLDSYNGSLSHNYYLWADTTGVCHPLIWDLNMAFGGWRRNFSFEEMKDEELVKYHPLAEINNTRRPLIYKLLRNPLYQKIYLAHFRTIMKDWLTSGKWLTRSQEMMKEIDPWVKADSLKLYSYADFQNSLDKTMKSGPDNVIGLRQLLDKRTQWLNQLPLLNRTQPVIGEVKHTKEGDKVKVTAQFTGAEKGWLMHRSHKMFAFTRVEMYDDGTHGDAKADDGIFTATVSADLAKHYYVVAEGDDAAAVMPERASFVFYEVK from the coding sequence ATGAAAAACCTCCCACTTCTACTGCCTTTCGTATTATCCATCGCGCTCCAGACCCATGCACAACAAAGAGCAAAATCCACCGATTTCTACGGCCCGGGCATTCAGGAAGTGCGCGTCGAGTTGCCCTACCCAGACTGGGACTTCAAACTCGATTCCATCAAACGGAAAAACCCCGACGCTCGACTTACCGGTATGGCTTCGATAAACGGTATCCGATTCGATAGCACGGGCATCCGATTCAAGGGCAATAGCTCATATCACCGCACCCGCAACGAAACCTACAAGAAGTTGCCCTTCAACATCAAACTTGACTACAAAATAAAAACCCAGAAACTGCCGGGCGGCCACACCAGCGTCAAACTGTCCAATGCCTTTCTGGACCCTAGTTTCATCCGCGACCCGCTGGCTTACGAGATTATTCGCGACTATATGCCTGCGCCTCAGTGCAACTTTACCAAAATGTATGTCAACAACAAATTCTATGGCCTCTATGTCAACACCGAGTCCATTGATTCCAAATTTCTGGAAAAGCACTTTGGCACCACCGAGGGTTTTCTCATCAAATGTGACCCTGACAACTGGCAACGAGTGCGCAGCCAAAGTGGTTGCCCCAAAGGCGAAAACGCTTCCCTCGTCTATCTGAACGACAACATCGGTTGCTACGACGCATTCTACGAGGTGGACGACCCCGCCGCTTGGAAACCCCTGCTCAACCTCATTCGGGTGCTGAATAAAACCCCCGAGAAAATAGAGACCGTGCTCAACGTGGACCAGACCCTGTGGATGCTCGCGCTCAACAACTCCACCGTCAACCTTGACAGCTACAACGGCTCGCTTTCGCACAATTATTATCTGTGGGCAGACACGACGGGAGTGTGCCATCCGCTGATATGGGACCTCAACATGGCCTTTGGCGGCTGGCGCCGCAATTTTTCTTTTGAGGAAATGAAAGACGAGGAGCTGGTCAAATACCACCCGTTGGCGGAAATCAACAACACGCGCCGGCCGCTCATCTACAAACTTTTGCGCAACCCGCTCTACCAAAAAATCTATCTCGCTCACTTCCGCACCATTATGAAAGATTGGCTGACCAGCGGCAAATGGCTCACCCGCTCTCAGGAAATGATGAAAGAAATAGACCCATGGGTGAAGGCCGACTCGCTCAAACTTTACTCTTACGCAGACTTCCAAAATTCTTTGGACAAAACGATGAAGAGCGGTCCCGACAACGTCATCGGTCTGCGCCAACTGCTCGACAAACGCACTCAATGGCTCAACCAATTGCCGCTGCTCAATCGCACCCAACCCGTCATCGGTGAGGTGAAACACACCAAAGAAGGTGACAAAGTGAAAGTGACGGCGCAATTCACCGGTGCCGAAAAAGGCTGGCTCATGCACCGCTCACACAAGATGTTTGCCTTTACCCGTGTGGAAATGTACGACGATGGCACCCACGGCGATGCAAAGGCAGACGACGGCATTTTCACGGCGACCGTCTCGGCCGATTTGGCGAAACACTATTATGTGGTGGCGGAGGGCGACGACGCGGCTGCCGTGATGCCCGAACGGGCCTCTTTCGTGTTCTATGAAGTGAAGTAG
- a CDS encoding glycosyltransferase family 2 protein, protein MNISIVIPLKNEVESLPELEAWIRRVCDTNNLSYEIIMVDDGSTDGSWKVIEALQASDHRVRGIKFRRNYGKSAALHTGFQATRGEVVITMDADLQDSPDEIPELYRMIKEEGYDLVSGWKKKRYDPLSKTLPTKLFNAATRWMSGIRLHDFNCGLKAYRGDVVKAIEVYGEMHRYIPVLAKWAGFTKIGEKVVEHRARKFGHTKFGGWERFINGPLDLMSISFVGKFGKRPMHFFGTLGLLSFFIGFVILVYLSIAKTIFKEYGIADRPLFYFGILALIIGSQLFLTGFVGEMINRNSATRNNYLIEKEI, encoded by the coding sequence ATGAACATTTCCATCGTCATCCCGCTCAAAAACGAAGTCGAGAGCCTGCCCGAACTCGAAGCATGGATTCGCCGCGTGTGCGACACCAACAATCTTTCCTACGAAATCATCATGGTGGACGACGGCAGCACCGACGGCTCGTGGAAGGTGATTGAAGCATTGCAGGCCAGCGACCATCGTGTGCGCGGCATCAAATTCCGCCGCAACTACGGCAAGTCCGCCGCACTGCACACTGGCTTCCAAGCCACGCGGGGGGAAGTCGTCATCACGATGGATGCCGACTTGCAGGACAGCCCCGACGAGATTCCCGAACTATACCGAATGATAAAAGAAGAAGGGTACGACCTCGTGTCAGGCTGGAAAAAAAAGCGTTACGACCCGCTCAGCAAGACGCTCCCGACCAAGCTTTTCAACGCCGCGACGCGCTGGATGAGCGGCATACGCCTCCACGACTTCAACTGCGGCCTCAAGGCATATCGCGGCGACGTGGTGAAAGCCATCGAAGTCTATGGCGAGATGCATCGCTACATCCCGGTGCTGGCCAAATGGGCAGGATTCACGAAAATCGGCGAAAAAGTGGTCGAACACCGCGCCCGAAAATTTGGTCACACCAAATTCGGCGGGTGGGAACGCTTCATCAACGGCCCGCTCGATTTGATGAGCATTTCCTTCGTGGGCAAATTTGGCAAACGCCCCATGCACTTTTTCGGCACGCTGGGCTTGCTCTCATTTTTTATCGGTTTCGTCATTTTGGTTTACCTGAGCATCGCCAAAACAATTTTCAAGGAATATGGCATCGCTGACAGGCCATTGTTCTATTTCGGCATTTTGGCGCTCATCATTGGCAGCCAACTTTTTCTCACCGGCTTCGTGGGGGAGATGATAAACCGCAATTCGGCCACTCGAAACAACTACCTAATCGAAAAGGAAATCTGA
- a CDS encoding CotH kinase family protein, which yields MKKTLFALLAILPLAASAQSGKSVRPLFDKKSIGEIRLTLPATNWVDALDSMRIYGMGMLGGSATVDGVKYDGVGVRFRGDKSYQMGLKRNPYTIRLNHADPEQNHQGYTSLKLSSSLRDPSMVREILFYEIAAKYMPASQACYTKLYVNDEYVGIFVNVENPEKQMLQTHFGSSGNAFFKAGVDYKPEVPATCKQNIFGSLEYEEDLECYKGNFEMNSSSGWSELQELTRILNKEPSKIERILDVDRTLWMLALNNVMVNLSSYSGSQSINYYLYRDQHGRFQPLHWDLNLSFGSFKNTGKGSDLDLKGLQNLDPLLHADNPYKPLIRQLLADPLYKKIYLAHIRQIVDENFANGAYEKRAQELQGMIVVPFNDDKNKLYSLDDFQRSLRETIGKKSRIPGISELMARRARYLKSHPELTPLPSAISQVNVVGRGKFENQRVNSFHITARADRFPQRVSVYYRFSDNDPYSMVPMSEEAAGNLPSGTKAYFATIEAKDPDAKLTYYILSENAGTVAFAPLDYVNHPYTVKLADLNK from the coding sequence ATGAAAAAAACGCTTTTTGCCTTGCTCGCAATTTTGCCCTTAGCCGCGTCGGCGCAAAGTGGCAAGTCGGTCAGGCCGCTTTTCGACAAAAAATCAATTGGTGAAATTCGACTCACGTTGCCAGCTACCAATTGGGTGGACGCGCTCGACTCCATGCGTATCTACGGAATGGGTATGCTAGGTGGGTCGGCTACCGTGGATGGGGTGAAGTATGACGGCGTGGGTGTGCGCTTTCGCGGCGACAAGTCGTATCAAATGGGGCTTAAAAGAAACCCATACACCATCAGACTCAACCACGCCGACCCAGAGCAAAACCATCAGGGCTACACCTCGCTCAAACTTTCCTCCTCTTTGCGCGACCCTAGCATGGTGCGCGAGATTTTGTTTTATGAAATCGCGGCCAAGTATATGCCTGCCTCGCAGGCTTGCTACACCAAACTGTATGTGAACGACGAGTATGTCGGCATATTCGTCAACGTGGAGAATCCCGAGAAGCAGATGCTGCAAACCCACTTTGGCTCCAGCGGCAATGCTTTTTTCAAAGCCGGGGTTGACTACAAACCCGAGGTGCCAGCCACCTGCAAACAAAATATCTTCGGCTCGCTCGAATACGAGGAAGACCTCGAATGTTACAAAGGCAACTTTGAGATGAACTCCTCCAGCGGCTGGTCGGAACTGCAAGAACTCACGCGCATCCTGAACAAGGAACCGAGCAAAATCGAGCGAATCCTCGACGTGGACCGCACCCTTTGGATGCTCGCGCTCAACAACGTGATGGTCAATCTCAGCAGCTACTCTGGCAGCCAAAGCATCAACTACTATCTCTACCGCGACCAACACGGACGCTTTCAACCGCTTCACTGGGACCTGAACCTGTCTTTCGGCAGCTTCAAAAACACCGGGAAGGGCAGCGACCTCGACCTCAAAGGGCTGCAAAACCTCGACCCGCTGCTCCATGCCGACAACCCGTACAAACCGCTGATTCGCCAACTGCTTGCCGACCCGCTCTACAAGAAAATCTACTTGGCGCACATCCGTCAAATCGTGGACGAAAACTTCGCCAACGGCGCCTACGAGAAACGCGCTCAGGAATTGCAGGGCATGATAGTGGTGCCTTTCAACGACGACAAGAACAAACTGTACAGCCTTGATGATTTTCAGCGCAGCCTTCGTGAGACGATAGGCAAAAAAAGCCGGATACCGGGCATCTCGGAATTGATGGCGCGCCGCGCACGCTACCTCAAATCGCACCCCGAACTCACCCCTTTGCCTTCGGCTATCAGCCAAGTGAACGTGGTGGGGCGCGGCAAGTTTGAGAATCAGCGCGTCAATTCGTTCCACATCACTGCCCGTGCCGACCGTTTCCCGCAGCGGGTGTCGGTGTACTATCGCTTCTCGGACAACGACCCATACTCTATGGTGCCCATGAGCGAGGAGGCGGCGGGCAATTTGCCTTCCGGCACCAAAGCATATTTCGCCACCATCGAGGCCAAAGACCCAGACGCGAAATTGACCTACTACATTCTTTCCGAAAATGCCGGTACGGTCGCTTTTGCCCCGCTCGACTATGTGAACCACCCATACACCGTGAAACTCGCCGATTTGAACAAATAA
- a CDS encoding MBL fold metallo-hydrolase — MKLTSIHCGFLKLDGGAMFGIVPRRLWEKLNPPDEHNLCTWAMRALLVQTADRNILIDTGIGNKQDDKFRSHFEPRDEAAMFASVAAAGLSRHDITDVFLTHLHFDHCGGALWKNETTGEVEVSFPNATYWSNQRHFDWAMQPNAREKASFLKENFLPLHEQGKLRFLEVKEEVEFAKGFHVRFYNGHTEAMMAPLLHTEHGTVLYCADAMPSRWHIGMPYVMAYDVRPLVTLEEKARILADAAQHRHLLFFEHDPTVECGTVQRDESGRIVLEKAGRLSDFLQ; from the coding sequence ATGAAACTCACTTCCATACACTGCGGCTTTTTAAAACTGGACGGCGGGGCTATGTTCGGCATCGTGCCCCGGCGTTTGTGGGAAAAACTAAACCCACCCGACGAGCACAACCTCTGCACTTGGGCAATGAGGGCTTTGCTGGTGCAAACAGCCGACCGCAACATTCTGATTGACACGGGCATAGGCAACAAGCAGGACGACAAGTTTCGCTCACATTTCGAGCCACGCGACGAAGCGGCCATGTTTGCCTCCGTCGCGGCAGCAGGGCTAAGCCGCCACGACATTACCGATGTGTTTCTCACGCATTTGCATTTCGACCACTGCGGTGGCGCATTGTGGAAAAATGAAACCACCGGAGAAGTTGAAGTGTCGTTTCCCAACGCCACTTATTGGTCCAATCAGCGCCACTTCGACTGGGCGATGCAGCCCAATGCCCGCGAGAAAGCTTCTTTTTTGAAGGAAAATTTTCTTCCGCTGCACGAACAAGGGAAACTTCGGTTTTTGGAAGTGAAAGAAGAAGTTGAGTTCGCCAAGGGGTTCCATGTCCGCTTTTACAATGGCCACACGGAAGCCATGATGGCGCCACTGCTACACACCGAGCATGGCACCGTGCTCTACTGCGCCGATGCCATGCCGTCTCGGTGGCACATCGGCATGCCCTACGTCATGGCCTACGATGTGCGCCCATTGGTCACGTTGGAAGAAAAAGCCCGCATATTGGCCGATGCGGCGCAGCACAGGCACCTGCTGTTTTTCGAGCACGACCCTACTGTGGAGTGTGGCACCGTCCAACGCGATGAATCTGGCAGAATCGTGCTCGAAAAAGCAGGGCGGTTATCAGATTTTCTGCAATAG
- a CDS encoding amino acid ABC transporter substrate-binding protein — protein MNKYFLPLLLSPFMLACTPKAAPTIRPNQTARPPAQRPAQNTPIDTIRWAAPTNPKPPIGTQPTQPTRPPSSGLGDTYTIGLLMPFLTSQASGNTVPDRSRLALQFYAGAKIALQEISETEQINLVVDVYDTQSNDADFLQVMNTPRLQKADVFIGPVRNSHVEAFANWTKRNRKILVSPETPTSELTTQNPDFIQTNPSLRAHCEAITQYVLNSHRADAVTLVCKEKEADRLPYFHHANRSGTLFTELMVPDAALNFDKVDLKKHLKPGRTSVFILPTWASQDFVMAFLRKLKDVKGSAKVEVYGMPQWKNYDGIDPEYLASMNVHISSASYLDYSLPQIKTFQQKFYEATGTLPDEEAFNGYDVTLFTGKMLRRYGLSFPEKLHYETFRGLRSDFRFSRIFVSGNVDDGRNQPDYLENTFVHILKFGTFGFAPAE, from the coding sequence GTGAATAAATACTTTCTCCCTCTCCTGCTCTCACCCTTCATGCTCGCCTGCACCCCCAAGGCAGCGCCCACCATTCGCCCCAACCAAACCGCCAGACCACCTGCCCAACGGCCCGCCCAAAACACACCGATAGACACCATTCGATGGGCTGCCCCAACCAACCCCAAACCACCCATCGGCACTCAACCCACCCAACCGACGCGCCCACCCTCCAGCGGACTTGGCGACACCTACACCATAGGCCTTCTGATGCCCTTCCTCACTAGCCAAGCAAGCGGCAACACGGTGCCAGACAGAAGCCGCCTCGCGCTACAGTTCTACGCAGGCGCCAAAATCGCCTTGCAGGAAATATCCGAGACGGAGCAAATCAACCTCGTCGTGGATGTGTACGACACACAGAGCAACGATGCCGATTTCCTTCAAGTGATGAACACCCCACGCTTGCAAAAAGCCGACGTGTTCATCGGGCCAGTGCGCAACTCGCACGTGGAGGCCTTTGCGAATTGGACCAAGCGCAATCGAAAAATCCTCGTCTCCCCAGAAACACCCACCTCCGAACTGACCACCCAGAACCCCGACTTCATCCAAACCAACCCTTCCTTGCGGGCGCACTGCGAAGCCATCACGCAGTATGTGCTCAACAGCCACCGCGCCGATGCCGTCACACTCGTCTGCAAAGAAAAAGAGGCCGACCGCCTGCCCTATTTTCATCACGCAAATAGGAGCGGCACCCTGTTCACCGAACTTATGGTGCCAGATGCAGCCCTGAATTTCGACAAAGTTGATTTGAAAAAACACTTAAAGCCAGGCCGCACTTCGGTATTCATACTGCCCACTTGGGCGAGCCAAGATTTCGTGATGGCCTTTTTGCGAAAATTGAAAGACGTGAAAGGCAGCGCCAAGGTGGAAGTGTACGGCATGCCGCAATGGAAAAACTACGATGGCATCGACCCCGAATATCTGGCGAGCATGAACGTCCATATCAGTTCGGCCTCTTACCTCGACTACTCGCTGCCACAAATCAAGACATTTCAGCAAAAATTTTATGAGGCCACCGGCACCCTCCCCGACGAGGAGGCGTTCAATGGCTACGACGTGACGCTGTTCACAGGCAAAATGCTGCGCCGATACGGCCTGTCGTTCCCCGAAAAACTCCACTACGAGACCTTCAGAGGATTGCGCAGCGATTTCCGGTTTTCAAGAATATTCGTTTCAGGCAATGTGGACGACGGGCGCAACCAACCCGACTATCTGGAAAACACCTTTGTCCACATCTTGAAGTTCGGAACATTCGGATTCGCACCAGCGGAATAA